One genomic segment of Xyrauchen texanus isolate HMW12.3.18 chromosome 5, RBS_HiC_50CHRs, whole genome shotgun sequence includes these proteins:
- the LOC127643411 gene encoding isoniazid-induced protein IniB-like isoform X18 produces the protein MMRVEVWVGLGVGFGLGLMMRVEVRLGLGVGFGLGLMMRVEVRVGLGVGFGLGLMMRVEVRVGLGVGFGLMMRVDVRVGLGVGLGLMMSVEVRLGLGVGFGLGLMMRVEVRVGLGVGFGLMMRVEVRVGLGVGFGLGLMMRVEVRLGLGVGLGLMMRVDVRVDLEVGFGLMMRVDVRAGLGVGFGLWLMMRVDVRVGLGVGFGLWLMMRVDVRVGLGVGFGLWLMMRVDVWVDLGVGFGLWLMMRVDVRVDLGVGLGLMMRVEVRVGLGVGLGLMMRVEVRVGLGVGFGLGLMVRVELGLGRIIDL, from the exons gtttaggagtagggttcgGGTTAGGGTTAATGATGAGAGTTGAggtacggttaggtttaggagtagggtttgggttagggttaatgATGAgagttgaggtacgggtaggtttaggagtagggttcgGGTTAGGGTTAATGATGAgagttgaggtacgggtaggtttaggagtagggttcgGGTTAATGATGAGAGTTGATgtaagggtaggtttaggagtagggttagggttaatgaTGAGTGTTGAggtacggttaggtttaggagtagggtttgggttagggttaatgATGAgagttgaggtacgggtaggtttaggagtagggttcgGGTTAATGATGAgagttgaggtacgggtaggtttaggagtagggttcgGGTTAGGGTTAATGATGAGAGTTGAggtacggttag gtttaggagtagggttagggttaatgaTGAGAGTTGATGTAAGGGTAGATTTAGAAGTAGGGTTTGGGTTAATGATGAGAGTTGACGTAAGGgcag gtttaggagtagggtttggGTTATGGTTAATGATGAGAGTTGATgtaagggtaggtttaggagtagggtttggGTTATGGTTAATGATGAGAGTTGATgtaagggtaggtttaggagtagggtttggGTTATGGTTAATGATGAGAGTTGATGTATGGGTAGATTTAGGAGTAGGGTTTGGGTTATGGTTAATGATGAGAGTTGATGTAAGGGTagatttaggagtagggttagggttaatgaTGAgagttgaggtacgggtaggtttaggagtagggttagggttaatgaTGAgagttgaggtacgggtaggtttaggagtagggttcgGGTTAGGGTTAATGGTGAGGGTTGAGTTAGGGTTAGGTAGAATCATTGATTTATGA
- the LOC127643411 gene encoding fibroin heavy chain-like isoform X9: MMRVEVWVGLGVGFGLGLMMRVEVRLGLGVGFGLGLMMRVEVRVGLGVGFGLGLMMRVEVRVGLGVGFGLMMRVDVRVGLGVGLGLMMSVEVRLGLGVGFGLGLMMRVEVRVGLGVGFGLMMRVEVRVGLGVGFGLGLMMRVEVRLGLGVGLGLMMRVDVRVDLEVGFGLMMRVDVRAGLGVGFGLWLMMRVDVRVGLGVGLWLMMRVDVRVGLGVGFGLGLMMRVEVRVGLGVGLGLMMRVDVRVGLGVGFGLWLMMRVDVRVGLGVGFGLWLMMRVDVWVDLGVGFGLWLMMRVDVRVDLGVGLGLMMRVEVRVGLGVGLGLMMRVEVRVGLGVGFGLGLMVRVELGLGRIIDL, from the exons gtttaggagtagggttcgGGTTAGGGTTAATGATGAGAGTTGAggtacggttaggtttaggagtagggtttgggttagggttaatgATGAgagttgaggtacgggtaggtttaggagtagggttcgGGTTAGGGTTAATGATGAgagttgaggtacgggtaggtttaggagtagggttcgGGTTAATGATGAGAGTTGATgtaagggtaggtttaggagtagggttagggttaatgaTGAGTGTTGAggtacggttaggtttaggagtagggtttgggttagggttaatgATGAgagttgaggtacgggtaggtttaggagtagggttcgGGTTAATGATGAgagttgaggtacgggtaggtttaggagtagggttcgGGTTAGGGTTAATGATGAGAGTTGAggtacggttag gtttaggagtagggttagggttaatgaTGAGAGTTGATGTAAGGGTAGATTTAGAAGTAGGGTTTGGGTTAATGATGAGAGTTGACGTAAGGgcaggtttaggagtagggtttggGTTATGGTTAATGATGAGAGTTGATgtaagggtag gtttaggagtagggttatgGTTAATGATGAGAGTTGATgtaagggtaggtttaggagtagggttcgGGTTAGGGTTAATGATGAgagttgaggtacgggtaggtttaggagtagggttagggttaatgaTGAGAGTTGATgtaagggtag gtttaggagtagggtttggGTTATGGTTAATGATGAGAGTTGATgtaagggtaggtttaggagtagggtttggGTTATGGTTAATGATGAGAGTTGATGTATGGGTAGATTTAGGAGTAGGGTTTGGGTTATGGTTAATGATGAGAGTTGATGTAAGGGTagatttaggagtagggttagggttaatgaTGAgagttgaggtacgggtaggtttaggagtagggttagggttaatgaTGAgagttgaggtacgggtaggtttaggagtagggttcgGGTTAGGGTTAATGGTGAGGGTTGAGTTAGGGTTAGGTAGAATCATTGATTTATGA
- the LOC127643411 gene encoding fibroin heavy chain-like isoform X4: protein MMRVEVWVGLGVGFGLGLMMRVEVRLGLGVGFGLGLMMRVEVRVGLGVGFGLGLMMRVEVRVGLGVGFGLMMRVDVRVGLGVGLGLMMSVEVRLGLGVGFGLGLMMRVEVRVGLGVGFGLMMRVEVRVGLGVGFGLGLMMRVEVRLGLGVGLGLMMRVDVRVDLEVGFGLMMRVDVRAGLGVGFGLWLMMRVDVRVGLGVGLWLMMRVDVRVGLGVGFGLGLMMRVEVRVGLGVGLGLMMRVDVRVGLGVGFGLWLMMRVDVRVGLGVGFGLWLMMRVDVRVGLGVGFGLWLMMRVDVRVGLGVGFGLWLMMRVDVWVDLGVGFGLWLMMRVDVRVDLGVGLGLMMRVEVRVGLGVGLGLMMRVEVRVGLGVGFGLGLMVRVELGLGRIIDL from the exons gtttaggagtagggttcgGGTTAGGGTTAATGATGAGAGTTGAggtacggttaggtttaggagtagggtttgggttagggttaatgATGAgagttgaggtacgggtaggtttaggagtagggttcgGGTTAGGGTTAATGATGAgagttgaggtacgggtaggtttaggagtagggttcgGGTTAATGATGAGAGTTGATgtaagggtaggtttaggagtagggttagggttaatgaTGAGTGTTGAggtacggttaggtttaggagtagggtttgggttagggttaatgATGAgagttgaggtacgggtaggtttaggagtagggttcgGGTTAATGATGAgagttgaggtacgggtaggtttaggagtagggttcgGGTTAGGGTTAATGATGAGAGTTGAggtacggttag gtttaggagtagggttagggttaatgaTGAGAGTTGATGTAAGGGTAGATTTAGAAGTAGGGTTTGGGTTAATGATGAGAGTTGACGTAAGGgcaggtttaggagtagggtttggGTTATGGTTAATGATGAGAGTTGATgtaagggtag gtttaggagtagggttatgGTTAATGATGAGAGTTGATgtaagggtaggtttaggagtagggttcgGGTTAGGGTTAATGATGAgagttgaggtacgggtaggtttaggagtagggttagggttaatgaTGAGAGTTGATgtaagggtag gtttaggagtagggtttggGTTATGGTTAATGATGAGAGTTGATgtaagggtaggtttaggagtagggtttggGTTATGGTTAATGATGAGAGTTGATgtaagggtaggtttaggagtagggtttggGTTATGGTTAATGATGAGAGTTGATgtaagggtaggtttaggagtagggtttggGTTATGGTTAATGATGAGAGTTGATGTATGGGTAGATTTAGGAGTAGGGTTTGGGTTATGGTTAATGATGAGAGTTGATGTAAGGGTagatttaggagtagggttagggttaatgaTGAgagttgaggtacgggtaggtttaggagtagggttagggttaatgaTGAgagttgaggtacgggtaggtttaggagtagggttcgGGTTAGGGTTAATGGTGAGGGTTGAGTTAGGGTTAGGTAGAATCATTGATTTATGA
- the LOC127643411 gene encoding fibroin heavy chain-like isoform X6: MMRVEVWVGLGVGFGLGLMMRVEVRLGLGVGFGLGLMMRVEVRVGLGVGFGLGLMMRVEVRVGLGVGFGLMMRVDVRVGLGVGLGLMMSVEVRLGLGVGFGLGLMMRVEVRVGLGVGFGLMMRVEVRVGLGVGFGLGLMMRVEVRLGLGVGLGLMMRVDVRVDLEVGFGLMMRVDVRAGLGVGFGLWLMMRVDVRVGLGVGLWLMMRVDVRVGLGVGFGLGLMMRVEVRVGLGVGLGLMMRVDVRVGLGVGFGLWLMMRVDVRVGLGVGFGLWLMMRVDVRVGLGVGFGLWLMMRVDVWVDLGVGFGLWLMMRVDVRVDLGVGLGLMMRVEVRVGLGVGLGLMMRVEVRVGLGVGFGLGLMVRVELGLGRIIDL, translated from the exons gtttaggagtagggttcgGGTTAGGGTTAATGATGAGAGTTGAggtacggttaggtttaggagtagggtttgggttagggttaatgATGAgagttgaggtacgggtaggtttaggagtagggttcgGGTTAGGGTTAATGATGAgagttgaggtacgggtaggtttaggagtagggttcgGGTTAATGATGAGAGTTGATgtaagggtaggtttaggagtagggttagggttaatgaTGAGTGTTGAggtacggttaggtttaggagtagggtttgggttagggttaatgATGAgagttgaggtacgggtaggtttaggagtagggttcgGGTTAATGATGAgagttgaggtacgggtaggtttaggagtagggttcgGGTTAGGGTTAATGATGAGAGTTGAggtacggttag gtttaggagtagggttagggttaatgaTGAGAGTTGATGTAAGGGTAGATTTAGAAGTAGGGTTTGGGTTAATGATGAGAGTTGACGTAAGGgcaggtttaggagtagggtttggGTTATGGTTAATGATGAGAGTTGATgtaagggtag gtttaggagtagggttatgGTTAATGATGAGAGTTGATgtaagggtaggtttaggagtagggttcgGGTTAGGGTTAATGATGAgagttgaggtacgggtaggtttaggagtagggttagggttaatgaTGAGAGTTGATgtaagggtag gtttaggagtagggtttggGTTATGGTTAATGATGAGAGTTGATgtaagggtaggtttaggagtagggtttggGTTATGGTTAATGATGAGAGTTGATgtaagggtaggtttaggagtagggtttggGTTATGGTTAATGATGAGAGTTGATGTATGGGTAGATTTAGGAGTAGGGTTTGGGTTATGGTTAATGATGAGAGTTGATGTAAGGGTagatttaggagtagggttagggttaatgaTGAgagttgaggtacgggtaggtttaggagtagggttagggttaatgaTGAgagttgaggtacgggtaggtttaggagtagggttcgGGTTAGGGTTAATGGTGAGGGTTGAGTTAGGGTTAGGTAGAATCATTGATTTATGA
- the LOC127643411 gene encoding isoniazid-induced protein IniB-like isoform X14, protein MMRVEVWVGLGVGFGLGLMMRVEVRLGLGVGFGLGLMMRVEVRVGLGVGFGLGLMMRVEVRVGLGVGFGLMMRVDVRVGLGVGLGLMMSVEVRLGLGVGFGLGLMMRVEVRVGLGVGFGLMMRVEVRVGLGVGFGLGLMMRVEVRLGLGVGFGLGLMMRVQVRVGLGVGLGLMMRVEVRVGLGVGFGLWLMMRVDVRVGLGVGFGLWLMMRVDVRVGLGVGFGLWLMMRVDVRVGLGVGFGLWLMMRVDVWVDLGVGFGLWLMMRVDVRVDLGVGLGLMMRVEVRVGLGVGLGLMMRVEVRVGLGVGFGLGLMVRVELGLGRIIDL, encoded by the exons gtttaggagtagggttcgGGTTAGGGTTAATGATGAGAGTTGAggtacggttaggtttaggagtagggtttgggttagggttaatgATGAgagttgaggtacgggtaggtttaggagtagggttcgGGTTAGGGTTAATGATGAgagttgaggtacgggtaggtttaggagtagggttcgGGTTAATGATGAGAGTTGATgtaagggtaggtttaggagtagggttagggttaatgaTGAGTGTTGAggtacggttaggtttaggagtagggtttgggttagggttaatgATGAgagttgaggtacgggtaggtttaggagtagggttcgGGTTAATGATGAgagttgaggtacgggtaggtttaggagtagggttcgGGTTAGGGTTAATGATGAGAGTTGAggtacggttaggtttaggagtagggtttgggttagggttaatgATGAGAGTtcaggtacgggtaggtttaggagtagggttagggttaatgaTGAgagttgaggtacgggtag gtttaggagtagggtttggGTTATGGTTAATGATGAGAGTTGATgtaagggtaggtttaggagtagggtttggGTTATGGTTAATGATGAGAGTTGATgtaagggtaggtttaggagtagggtttggGTTATGGTTAATGATGAGAGTTGATgtaagggtaggtttaggagtagggtttggGTTATGGTTAATGATGAGAGTTGATGTATGGGTAGATTTAGGAGTAGGGTTTGGGTTATGGTTAATGATGAGAGTTGATGTAAGGGTagatttaggagtagggttagggttaatgaTGAgagttgaggtacgggtaggtttaggagtagggttagggttaatgaTGAgagttgaggtacgggtaggtttaggagtagggttcgGGTTAGGGTTAATGGTGAGGGTTGAGTTAGGGTTAGGTAGAATCATTGATTTATGA
- the LOC127643411 gene encoding fibroin heavy chain-like isoform X15 yields MMRVEVWVGLGVGFGLGLMMRVEVRLGLGVGFGLGLMMRVEVRVGLGVGFGLGLMMRVEVRVGLGVGFGLMMRVDVRVGLGVGLGLMMSVEVRLGLGVGFGLGLMMRVEVRVGLGVGFGLMMRVEVRVGLGVGFGLGLMMRVEVRLGLGVGLGLMMRVDVRVDLEVGFGLMMRVDVRAGLGVGFGLWLMMRVDVRVGLGVGFGLWLMMRVDVRVGLGVGFGLWLMMRVDVRVGLGVGFGLWLMMRVDVWVDLGVGFGLWLMMRVDVRVDLGVGLGLMMRVEVRVGLGVGLGLMMRVEVRVGLGVGFGLGLMVRVELGLGRIIDL; encoded by the exons gtttaggagtagggttcgGGTTAGGGTTAATGATGAGAGTTGAggtacggttaggtttaggagtagggtttgggttagggttaatgATGAgagttgaggtacgggtaggtttaggagtagggttcgGGTTAGGGTTAATGATGAgagttgaggtacgggtaggtttaggagtagggttcgGGTTAATGATGAGAGTTGATgtaagggtaggtttaggagtagggttagggttaatgaTGAGTGTTGAggtacggttaggtttaggagtagggtttgggttagggttaatgATGAgagttgaggtacgggtaggtttaggagtagggttcgGGTTAATGATGAgagttgaggtacgggtaggtttaggagtagggttcgGGTTAGGGTTAATGATGAGAGTTGAggtacggttag gtttaggagtagggttagggttaatgaTGAGAGTTGATGTAAGGGTAGATTTAGAAGTAGGGTTTGGGTTAATGATGAGAGTTGACGTAAGGgcag gtttaggagtagggtttggGTTATGGTTAATGATGAGAGTTGATgtaagggtaggtttaggagtagggtttggGTTATGGTTAATGATGAGAGTTGATgtaagggtaggtttaggagtagggtttggGTTATGGTTAATGATGAGAGTTGATgtaagggtaggtttaggagtagggtttggGTTATGGTTAATGATGAGAGTTGATGTATGGGTAGATTTAGGAGTAGGGTTTGGGTTATGGTTAATGATGAGAGTTGATGTAAGGGTagatttaggagtagggttagggttaatgaTGAgagttgaggtacgggtaggtttaggagtagggttagggttaatgaTGAgagttgaggtacgggtaggtttaggagtagggttcgGGTTAGGGTTAATGGTGAGGGTTGAGTTAGGGTTAGGTAGAATCATTGATTTATGA
- the LOC127643411 gene encoding isoniazid-induced protein IniB-like isoform X10, whose translation MMRVEVWVGLGVGFGLGLMMRVEVRLGLGVGFGLGLMMRVEVRVGLGVGFGLGLMMRVEVRVGLGVGFGLMMRVDVRVGLGVGLGLMMSVEVRLGLGVGFGLGLMMRVEVRVGLGVGFGLMMRVEVRVGLGVGFGLGLMMRVEVRLGLGVGLGLMMRVDVRVDLEVGFGLMMRVDVRAGLGVVFGLGLMMRVDVRVGLGVGFGLWLMMRVDVRVGLGVGFGLWLMMRVDVRVGLGVGFGLWLMMRVDVRVGLGVGFGLWLMMRVDVWVDLGVGFGLWLMMRVDVRVDLGVGLGLMMRVEVRVGLGVGLGLMMRVEVRVGLGVGFGLGLMVRVELGLGRIIDL comes from the exons gtttaggagtagggttcgGGTTAGGGTTAATGATGAGAGTTGAggtacggttaggtttaggagtagggtttgggttagggttaatgATGAgagttgaggtacgggtaggtttaggagtagggttcgGGTTAGGGTTAATGATGAgagttgaggtacgggtaggtttaggagtagggttcgGGTTAATGATGAGAGTTGATgtaagggtaggtttaggagtagggttagggttaatgaTGAGTGTTGAggtacggttaggtttaggagtagggtttgggttagggttaatgATGAgagttgaggtacgggtaggtttaggagtagggttcgGGTTAATGATGAgagttgaggtacgggtaggtttaggagtagggttcgGGTTAGGGTTAATGATGAGAGTTGAggtacggttag gtttaggagtagggttagggttaatgaTGAGAGTTGATGTAAGGGTAGATTTAGAAGTAGGGTTTGGGTTAATGATGAGAGTTGACGTAAGGgcag gtttaggagtagtgtTCGGGTTAGGGTTAATGATGAGAGTTGATgtaagggtaggtttaggagtagggtttggGTTATGGTTAATGATGAGAGTTGATgtaagggtaggtttaggagtagggtttggGTTATGGTTAATGATGAGAGTTGATgtaagggtaggtttaggagtagggtttggGTTATGGTTAATGATGAGAGTTGATgtaagggtaggtttaggagtagggtttggGTTATGGTTAATGATGAGAGTTGATGTATGGGTAGATTTAGGAGTAGGGTTTGGGTTATGGTTAATGATGAGAGTTGATGTAAGGGTagatttaggagtagggttagggttaatgaTGAgagttgaggtacgggtaggtttaggagtagggttagggttaatgaTGAgagttgaggtacgggtaggtttaggagtagggttcgGGTTAGGGTTAATGGTGAGGGTTGAGTTAGGGTTAGGTAGAATCATTGATTTATGA
- the LOC127643411 gene encoding isoniazid-induced protein IniB-like isoform X2 translates to MMRVEVWVGLGVGFGLGLMMRVEVRLGLGVGFGLGLMMRVEVRVGLGVGFGLGLMMRVEVRVGLGVGFGLMMRVDVRVGLGVGLGLMMSVEVRLGLGVGFGLGLMMRVEVRVGLGVGFGLMMRVEVRVGLGVGFGLGLMMRVEVRLGLGVGLGLMMRVDVRVDLEVGFGLMMRVDVRAGLGVGFGLWLMMRVDVRVGLGVGFGLGLMMRVEVRVGLGVGLGLMMRVDVRVDLEVGFGLMMRVDVRAGLGVVFGLGLMMRVDVRVGLGVGFGLWLMMRVDVRVGLGVGFGLWLMMRVDVRVGLGVGFGLWLMMRVDVRVGLGVGFGLWLMMRVDVWVDLGVGFGLWLMMRVDVRVDLGVGLGLMMRVEVRVGLGVGLGLMMRVEVRVGLGVGFGLGLMVRVELGLGRIIDL, encoded by the exons gtttaggagtagggttcgGGTTAGGGTTAATGATGAGAGTTGAggtacggttaggtttaggagtagggtttgggttagggttaatgATGAgagttgaggtacgggtaggtttaggagtagggttcgGGTTAGGGTTAATGATGAgagttgaggtacgggtaggtttaggagtagggttcgGGTTAATGATGAGAGTTGATgtaagggtaggtttaggagtagggttagggttaatgaTGAGTGTTGAggtacggttaggtttaggagtagggtttgggttagggttaatgATGAgagttgaggtacgggtaggtttaggagtagggttcgGGTTAATGATGAgagttgaggtacgggtaggtttaggagtagggttcgGGTTAGGGTTAATGATGAGAGTTGAggtacggttag gtttaggagtagggttagggttaatgaTGAGAGTTGATGTAAGGGTAGATTTAGAAGTAGGGTTTGGGTTAATGATGAGAGTTGACGTAAGGgcaggtttaggagtagggtttggGTTATGGTTAATGATGAGAGTTGATgtaagggtag gtttaggagtagggttcgGGTTAGGGTTAATGATGAgagttgaggtacgggtaggtttaggagtagggttagggttaatgaTGAGAGTTGATgtaagggtag ATTTAGAAGTAGGGTTTGGGTTAATGATGAGAGTTGACGTAAGGgcag gtttaggagtagtgtTCGGGTTAGGGTTAATGATGAGAGTTGATgtaagggtaggtttaggagtagggtttggGTTATGGTTAATGATGAGAGTTGATgtaagggtaggtttaggagtagggtttggGTTATGGTTAATGATGAGAGTTGATgtaagggtaggtttaggagtagggtttggGTTATGGTTAATGATGAGAGTTGATgtaagggtaggtttaggagtagggtttggGTTATGGTTAATGATGAGAGTTGATGTATGGGTAGATTTAGGAGTAGGGTTTGGGTTATGGTTAATGATGAGAGTTGATGTAAGGGTagatttaggagtagggttagggttaatgaTGAgagttgaggtacgggtaggtttaggagtagggttagggttaatgaTGAgagttgaggtacgggtaggtttaggagtagggttcgGGTTAGGGTTAATGGTGAGGGTTGAGTTAGGGTTAGGTAGAATCATTGATTTATGA